The DNA sequence GTAATCTTTCCCTTTAAACTCCTGTGCAAGCTGATAGGCTACCATTCTCCCCAGGGCAGTTTCTCGCTTCTGATTGGCCGGGTAGCATTTAATTTTCAAAAGAGATGGCAAAGACTCGACCCATATTTTAACTTTAGCACCTTTTCGGAGAGAAGTTTTATTATCCAGACGAAGCTTATTTTTTAACGAAAAAACTCGGTCTTCGTAATATTCATTGATAAGAGGTATTTCTTCCTGTCGAATCAGGCGAGTTTGGCAGGATAGGAACAATAGAAATAATAATAAAATCCAATAAGCAGCTTTCATGAGGATCCTTAACAGGATGAAATAAATGCCTTTCTCTGTCTATAGGAAAAAAATCATAGCTAAGTGCTTCGTTCGCTTTATTGCTTGTTATTTTACAAACCGGAAAAACAATATAAATACAATGAACCAGTTAAAAGAAAAAGTTGTCTGGGTGACGGGTGCCACTTCCGGAATCGGAGAAGCCCTGGTCCATAATTTAAAAAAAGAAGGGGCTAAAGTAATCTTATCCGCCAGAAGAGAAGAAGAACTGAAGCAAGTTCAGGAAAGTTCGGGTCTGGACACAAACAACTCCCTTTGCCTTCCTCTAAATCTCACAGAAACCGAGAGCTTTCCGGATAAATACCAGCAAATTAAAGATAAATTCGGACAGATAGATATTCTAATTAATAATGCCGGACAAAGCCAGCGCTCGCTTATTAAAGATACAGATCTGGAAGTTTACAGGAAACTTTTTGAAGTGAACTTTTTTGGAAATATAGCCCTGACAAAAACTATTCTACCCGACATGATGAAACGAAAATCCGGCTCTATTGTCGTAATCAGCAGTATTGTCGGAAAGGTTCCTACACAGCTTCGTTCCGGATATTCGGCTTCCAAACATGCTTTGCACGGATTCTATGATTCCCTGCGCCTAGAAGTAATTGAGGATAATATACAGGTACTACTGGTCCTGCCCGGTTATGTAAAGACAAACGTTTCGATAAACGCAGTCACCGGAAACGGTAAAGAATACGGAAAAATGGATGAGGCCACTGAGGCCGGAATGGAGCCGGAGGAATGTGCAAAAAAAATTTTAGAAGCCATCAAAAAAGGAGAAACGGAAGTTGTCATTGCCGGTTTCAAAGAAAACCTTGCTGTGACATTAAAGCGCCTCGCTCCCGATCTCCTTTTTCATATTATGCGGGGTTCAAAAGTAACCTGAAAAATTAATTATCCATTCCTATCCAAGGTTTATAATTTTTTTCTCCCCAAGGCCCGGATTCTGACCAAAATGTATCTCTCGGATCTGGAATTTTCCTACCATGTTTCGGAATGATTCCGCCTGACTGGCAAGCTCTATACTGGCTGCTGAACTTTCTTCAGCAGTAGCTGCTGCGTTCATCGCCACCTGGGAAATTTGATTGATTCCGAGGGATGTTTCCGCAACGCTTTCGGATTGTTCAGTCGAGGCAAAAGAAATGTTATTTATTCGTTCGGTTACCTGGATAACTCCTTCGGTCATTTTCCTGAGAACTTCAGCTGTTCGATAAGCTATCTCAGTACCCATATTCACCTTCTTTGATGAACCTTCTATCAGGTTGGCCGTCTCTTTTGCAGCCATAGCACTTCTGGAAGCAAGATTTCTCACTTCTTCGGCGACCACATTGAAACCTTTTCCATGCTGACCGGCTCTGGCAGCTTCCACTGCTGCATTCAGAGCTAAGATATTGGTCTGGAAAGCGATCGCATCTATCTCTTTTATAATCTTAGAAATGTTTTCAGATGTATCACTGATTTCCTGCATGGCTAATAGCATAGATTCCATCTCTTTATTTCCGGAAAGTGCCTGCTCTTTAACCGATTTTGCTTTATCACTGGCTTCTTCGGCGTTTTTTGCATTATTTTTTGCCTGTATTTCTATTGTATTTAGGGTAGCTGTTATTTGGTCAACACTCGAAGCCTGCTCAGTAGAACCCTGAGCCAAAGAATTACTGGAATCGGCCACCTGTTTAGAGCTAATTAATATCTGGTTTGCGGCATTTAAAACCTCGGACAATAATTCATTAAATACATTCAGAATCATATCAAGAGACTTTTGAATACTGGAGAAATCACCTTTCAGTTGATTCTTAAGTTGTATATTCAAATTACCGGAAGAAATCTCAGTAGTAATGGTATTAACCTCTTCAATCGTAGATTGAAAACTACCCAGCATTCCATTTAAAGCTTTTGAAACCTGCCCGATTTCATCATTTGATGGATTCTCCATCCTGAGAGACAAATCTCCTTTCTGAATGATCCGGTTCATCGTTTCGACCAGGCGGGTTATCGGTCTATTAATGGAAATGAAGGTGCTAATACTAATTAACAAAAATAATATGATAGAAATAAAAAATACGACCAGAATAAAGCCTTTTAAACCTTCTGCCTGTTTATTTACCCTGCTATTACTCTCTTTTATTTTTTTATCCAACTCTTCCATTAATAAATCTACACTTTCTTCCAGCTCATAAACTATGTTCTTGGTATTTCCAAAATTGGCATTTGCTTTCAAAACATCTTTTATCTCATTATTTATTATTTTTTCGTATAAAGATTTAAAGTTTTTCTGGTAGGCTTTCAGTTGTTCCGGCATTTTAACAGAAGCACTTCGAATTTTTTCATGTTTTTCTATTTCCTTTGTCAGAAACTGAAGACTCAACTCCAAATCCTGTGTGCTCAATTTTGAAACTTCTTCCCACTTTATGATGTAGGAATCTACTTTTTTTCGATCCTCAATATTTAAAAAGATATCCTTTTCGTATCTTCTCAAATTCAGAATATCTTTTCTTAGATTCGCAAGAATTCTCAGGGTGCTGGTTTCTTTCTGGGCGACCTTTGTTGATTGTTCAGATAAGGTCGAAACCCCGAAATAACCGGAAATTCCGGCTACAAGAACCAATAAAAACATAAGTCCGTAACCGAAAATTAATTTGGTTTTTATAGTAAACATACGAAAATCCTTTTTTTTATATATTCGGTTTTTCGAGTATAAAAACCAAGTTAATATAAATCAGGCGAAGGAGGTAGATTTGTAAGCGAACCCTTTCAGGTTCGCTCAGATAAAAAATTAGAAAAACCTTAGTGAAAAGTCTTATTTAAATGGAACGGATAAATCCTTTATAGTATCTTTCAAATCTTCATAGGTCTCAGAAGAAAAGCCCTTATCACTATCATAGGAAAGTTCTTCTCCATAGAGATTAGTAGTTCCTGCAAGACCTTTCTTATCGTAGTTGAAATCTACTCCGGCTATTTCTCCTCCGGCATTGAATCCTTCTGAATTCGAATAACCCAGATCAATTCCCTCTATACTCGTATTGGCGGCAAGACCTTTCTTATCATAGTTAAAGTCGACTCCGGCTATATCACCTCCGGCATTAAAACCTTCTGAACTTGAATATCCGACATCGATTCCTTCTATACTTGTATTGGCTGCAAGACCGTTCTTATCATAACTTAGATCCACTCCGGCTATTTCACCACTGGCTGAAAACCCTTCCGAACTTGAATAGGCTACATCGATTCCCTCTATATTCGTGCTGGCTGATAGACCGTTCTTATCATAACTTAGATCCACTCCGGCTATTTCACCGCTGGCTGAAAACCCTTCCGAACTTGAATAGGCTACGTCGATTCCCTCTATATTCGTGCTGGCTGATAGACCGTTCTTATCATAACTCAAATCAACTCCGGCTATTTCACCACTGGCTGAAAACCCTTCCGAACTTGAATAGGCTACATCGATTCCCTCTATATTCGTGCTGGCTGATAGACCGTTCTTATCATAACTCAAATCAACTCCGGCTATTTCACCACTGGCCGAAAACCCTTCCGAACTTGAATAGGCTACATCGATTCCTTCTATATTTGTACTGGCTGATAGACCGTTCTTATCATAACTCAAATCAACAACCCCTTCTACCGATGCACTGGCAGAGAAGCCATTTTGATCAGAATAGTCCATGCTTAAATCTCCC is a window from the Leptospiraceae bacterium genome containing:
- a CDS encoding type II secretion system-associated lipoprotein codes for the protein MKAAYWILLLFLLFLSCQTRLIRQEEIPLINEYYEDRVFSLKNKLRLDNKTSLRKGAKVKIWVESLPSLLKIKCYPANQKRETALGRMVAYQLAQEFKGKDYTIEDLEKLIYSNLEDSAGGTFSEEDIVKDEVRLSQPSEKKEKKGSKTKNKTGRKRKKR
- a CDS encoding SDR family oxidoreductase, with amino-acid sequence MNQLKEKVVWVTGATSGIGEALVHNLKKEGAKVILSARREEELKQVQESSGLDTNNSLCLPLNLTETESFPDKYQQIKDKFGQIDILINNAGQSQRSLIKDTDLEVYRKLFEVNFFGNIALTKTILPDMMKRKSGSIVVISSIVGKVPTQLRSGYSASKHALHGFYDSLRLEVIEDNIQVLLVLPGYVKTNVSINAVTGNGKEYGKMDEATEAGMEPEECAKKILEAIKKGETEVVIAGFKENLAVTLKRLAPDLLFHIMRGSKVT
- a CDS encoding HAMP domain-containing protein yields the protein MFTIKTKLIFGYGLMFLLVLVAGISGYFGVSTLSEQSTKVAQKETSTLRILANLRKDILNLRRYEKDIFLNIEDRKKVDSYIIKWEEVSKLSTQDLELSLQFLTKEIEKHEKIRSASVKMPEQLKAYQKNFKSLYEKIINNEIKDVLKANANFGNTKNIVYELEESVDLLMEELDKKIKESNSRVNKQAEGLKGFILVVFFISIILFLLISISTFISINRPITRLVETMNRIIQKGDLSLRMENPSNDEIGQVSKALNGMLGSFQSTIEEVNTITTEISSGNLNIQLKNQLKGDFSSIQKSLDMILNVFNELLSEVLNAANQILISSKQVADSSNSLAQGSTEQASSVDQITATLNTIEIQAKNNAKNAEEASDKAKSVKEQALSGNKEMESMLLAMQEISDTSENISKIIKEIDAIAFQTNILALNAAVEAARAGQHGKGFNVVAEEVRNLASRSAMAAKETANLIEGSSKKVNMGTEIAYRTAEVLRKMTEGVIQVTERINNISFASTEQSESVAETSLGINQISQVAMNAAATAEESSAASIELASQAESFRNMVGKFQIREIHFGQNPGLGEKKIINLG